From Dermacentor albipictus isolate Rhodes 1998 colony chromosome 8, USDA_Dalb.pri_finalv2, whole genome shotgun sequence:
GAGTCGCAGCCATTGATTTAGAAGTGATGGCTGGTGACAATGACACACCGCAGCTTGGAGTCGCAGCTTCCGCTTCGTTGTGGCCTTTTCCATGGAAACACACAAGCCTACACACGACCACAGGACACAGAAAAGTATCGTGCTCCCACGTAAGGCCATCTGGTCTTGCGAACAATTCAATTGGCTTCACCTATCTAATAAATAGACTAAAGGGGCCATAAGATTACTAAACCTTCGCTGAATCCTACAGGTTTGATAGGAGACCAGGTTTCACAATCTTCTCGGAAGATCTGATATGGAAAACTCATCCCCAGTGACAATGCAACACATGGTGAGCAAGCAGCCCAAACCTGTTTAAATCCCCCAGGCTTCACCTGACCGCAAAAATCGGGACCCAAAATTTTGTGTGGTAAAGCGAACTCTGATGTTTCTCTGAGCTCAACTGTTTTGTgagaaaaatgtttttctgagccCACCTTCGCGCTGAATGGCCCTTCGTCAGCCGACTCGGGCGCACTCTGAATGGAAACATTTCAAAAGACAACCCCGCCTTTCGAACTCTGACTGGGCTCCCCACAGGGTTTAGCGCCTTTATGCGGCCGCGTTGCTTTTTCTGCCGCATTTGAGATTCCGTGGTGCCAATTATTTCCAGCGCGCTTTCTGGTGCTCGTTGTGGAGCCTTGCGCTCGTATCTGAAGCTGACCGGTACTCATATTCCTGCGGAAgaatgaaagaagagaaagaagtagatagcgagacgctggctgctgcgtattCACTGGGATTTGCTATCATATCTACTCTGACTCATTCTGTATATATATTGAATACAGTAGTTATATACTCCCAACACCCCCGTAAGATATTGGTGGAAGTATGGGGTGCCACGGCTGGAAAccgagctccgcagtggacgtcgcatcaccgtccacCCCATGAATGATGGTGAGCACGCCTGATCCACGTCGTTGCcacctccaacgtcaccgtcgctACCCACGTCGCTGTCGCCTTCGGTTGTGCATCCCAAAGATCCTAGAACTTTCAGTGGCGCCGATGGCACCGTCGTTGAAGAGTGGGTAGCTTCGTACGAACGCCtaagtggaatcaacagatggcaCCCTAAACTTATGCTAGCTAgcatattgctacgggatagtatttcccaTGACGAAGAGCAGaacagtaagaagacgacgacgacgattggaagctagcgcgggctgttgcctcttggccaactgcgccGTAttgctttgtaaatatacttgtaaacaGCTTTTCATCGGTGTCTTCCTACgcaacatatctggtggaggtggacgttccctgtacctcgtcacggagcttcgcagtcgacggtacgtcgagccttccttcatggctcccggcgaccacaactcgactccgccggctccaacacctgctgccacttcgacgacctggATCattctccccgctccccgtgatccggGCGTATTCTCCGCAAAAGATGCGGAAGACGTCGAGCACTGGATGAGCCTGTAcgagcacgtcagccgcaataaccggtgggaccctactatgatgctcgccaacgtagtcttttacctcggtggcagacctcgagtttggtatcggacgcacgaagatgagctgaccagttgggattcgcttaagcaaaagcttcgagattgttcagcaacccctacggtcaccaacttgccgcgtcTGCAcactttccggtcgtgtgcagacgtcaacggagccccacgtcacgtacattcaggacgtcttggctctgtgccgcaaagttgacgcacacatgactgagtctcacaaggtctcccacatcctcaaaggcattgccgatgatgccttcaacttgctcgtatttaacaacgtggcgacggtggatgcagtaataaaagagtgccgccgcctggaactcgctaaaagccgacgtatcgaccaacagtttgcccgtctgcccaacaccccagcgacatcttcctgcgcccacgctcctcgtcccaacaacactggcgatgttaccaggattgtccatTGTGAGATcaaggccgcctatccggctgccttcgactccagcccctccaatgcgcctgcagtcactgtttccctgaacCAGGCAGTTGtacgccaggagttcgccaacatgggtattcacaccatctgctcggcccatcaccctgatacctgTAGTGTTATCGGTTCTCTGATCTGACTCAGCACTCATGTGCgcaggctgtgacgtcatggagcaAAAGGGATAAAAAGCGGCTGTCTAATAAACACGGGGTTTTTGGGGTTCGTGGCTACATCGGAGTGGCGTTAGTCTTTTGCTTGCATCACCGCTCCGGCAGCGGacacgacatggtgtcagaagtgggatcgaCCCCCCATCCTAGTTGCCTTTGCGGCGCTCACCCGGCGTTCGATCTGCGCGATGACGGCTCCGCCAGCGGCAGCCCCGCCACCGGCAGCCATGCCGCCACCGACACCCTTCAACTTCGACCGGACTTCCGAATGGCCAGAATGGATTATGTCATTCGACGACTACTGCTACGCGTCGGGGCTCAACGACAGAACGGAAGAGGCGCAGGTGCGAACGATTTTGTACACCATGGGCAGGCAggcaagaaacatttttcagACATTCGGCCTTACCAAAGAGGAGTCTCGAAGCTACGAGACAGTGAAGAAAAAGTTTCACGCCCATTTTGTGGCCACGAAGAATATAGTCTATGAAAGCGCAAATTTCCATCGACGAAAGCAAGAACCCGGGGAAAGTGCGGACAACTTTGTGACAGCCCTGGACGAGCTTGCGGACCGCTGTGAATTTGCAGAATTTCGGGATCGAATGATCCGCGACAGATTTGTGGTCGGCCTCGAGGACGCGCGGCTGTCGGAAGCGCTCCAGATGGATGCCACCCTTACGCTAGCGACCGCTCTGGTGAGGGCCAGGCTCAAGGAAACAGTTCACCGACAGCAACTGGAACTCAGGGCCGTCAGCAACGAGGCGAATACAGGCGAACTTGACGTAGTCCGATGAACAACGAGGAAGCCGTCCAACAACTGGGAGCCTGGCGCCTCACCACAGCGGCGAACGCAGGCGTGCCAGTTCTGCGGACGGTCGAGCCACCCGAGAGCCCGGTGCCCTGCACGGTCAGCGCGGTGTGACCACTGTGGTATCAAGGGACATTTCGCCGCGGCGTGTTGCAAGAGAACAGAAAACAACCAGGTGGGCATTTCTATGCTAGAAGGTGATGGACAAAATTTTTTTCTTGGGACACTGAATAGCTCAAATGCCAGATACGCAGAAGTGTGTATCAATGGTGTACGCGTAAGTGCAAAAATTGATTCAGGAGCCGAAGTCACTGTTGTTCCGCCCGATTTCCCCGGTGTACCGCATCGTATAGCCGGGTCACAAGCGGTGTTGAGAAGCGCTGCGAATCAGCGCCTCGAAGTGAATGGTTGTTTTTCAGCAGAAATTGTTTGGAAAGGCAAAACAACGCGACGAACACTGTATGTTGTAGAGTCGCTGCAGTGTGTCCTATTAGGGCTCCCAACCATTGAAGCACTTCATGTAGTCAAATTTCTTGATGTGGTTGATGATAAACAGTTTGAGCACATGTATCCGCAGCTCTTCTCTGGGCTGGGCATGATGTCAGGCGAATACACCATTCGCATGAAAGAGGGCGCCGTCCCCTTTGCAATTTTCGTGCCGCGGCGGGTACCCATCCCGTTAAAGAACGCCATCAAACTAGAGTTGGCGAAAATGGTCAAAAGCAATGTCATTCGTAAGGTAGATGGCCCAACTACATGGTGTGCAGGAATGGTTCCAGTAGTCAAACCAAGTGGGTCGTTCGAATCTGTGTGGATCTAACCCAGCTGAACAAGAGCGTCCTACGTGAACGGTAGACACGGGAGACACATACTTTTCGAAATTAGATGCCAATTCAGGATTTCACCAGGTAAAATTGGCGAAAGAAAGTCAAGAACTAACAACATTTATCACCCCCTTTGGTAGGTACTGCTTCCAGCGACTGCCGTTCGGTATCACCTCGGCCCCGGAATACTTTCAAAAGCGAATGGCGGAAATCTTGGATGGCCTTCAAGGAGTAGTGAACCTGATGGATGACGTTCTGGTTTACGGAGCTACTAAGCGTGAACATGATGAACGGCTGCACGCAGTGCTCAAAAGGTTGGTTGCAGCGGGGGTAACACTCAATCGGGCGAAATGTTCTTTTTGTGTCAGAAGAGTTGCGTTTATAGGCTACGTGGTCGATGCGGCGGGAATCGCCCTGGATCCCAAGAAAGTTCGAGCCATAAACGAAATGGCTATGCCATCAAATGTTGCTGATGTCCGCAGGTTTTTGGGCATGATAAATTATCTGGCAAGATTTGTGAACAACCTTGCCGACATGTCAGCACCGCTCCGTAGCCTTCTCTTGAAAGGCCGTGAGTGGCACTGGGGTCTGCCTCAGCAAACATCCTTCGAGACTTTGAAAGAATTGATCACCTCGGCGCAATGCGTCGCGAAATTCGACCCTAAGCTGCGCACTATTGTGTCCGCCGACGCGTCGTCATTCGGTCTCCGCTGTGTGCTCATGCAAGTGCAATCAGATGGGCAAAGGCGGCCGGTTGCGTACCACTCTCGTTCATTAACACCGACAGAACAACGGTAAGCGCAGATAGAAAAGGAAGCACTTGTGCTGACGTGGGTGGCAGAAAGGCTGGAAGGGTTTTTGATAGGGCTGGAATTTCAATCTGACACGGATCACAAACCGCTCGTATCGCTACTCGGTCAGTCACCCCTTGATGTGCTTCCCCCTAGAATACAAAGATTCCGATTGAGGCTCATGCGATATCGCTTTTCAGTCTCCTATGTCCCAGGAAAACAGATTGGCACCGCCGACGCCCTTTCTCGGGCACCTTGCACGGAAGCGGACGTAGAGATAGGGGAGCTGGATTGCGGTGAAGTATCGAGCCATGCACAAGGCTGCATTAGCGAACTGAAATTTTCAGCCCATTGGAACAAAATAAAGTTCACGCAAGAAAAAGACTCAACCTGCCAACAACTTCGGTTGTATTGtaagcagggctggccacgtctCGCTAAAGTAAGCAGTTGGCTAAGCCCTTACTGGCCGGAGAGAGCACACCTTACAATATGTGACGGTGTGCTTCTCCATGGGTCTCGTCTTGTGGTGCCTCAGAACCTAAGAAGTGAAATACTTTGTTCATTGCATGTTGGTCACCAGGGCATTGTGAAATGTCGCGCAAGGGCCCGCAAATCTGTGTGGTGGCCCGGTCTCAGCGCTGAGCTAGGAGCTCTGGTAAACAGTTGCCGAGAGTGCGCGAGCCTGCGCGTTCAGAAAGCCGAGCCCATGATGCCATCAGAGTCCCCCAGCTTGCCTTGGCTGAAGGTAGGAGCTGACCTTTTCCATTTGCATGGTAGATCGTATCTCGTGGGCGTAGACTATTTTTCGCGCTATCCAGAGCTTTCCCTTTTATCTTCCACGAGCTCGGCGGCGGTTATTGAGCAAATCAAGAGTATATTTGCTATGCACGGGATTCCAGAACTTGTCGTAACAGACAACGGTCCTCAATTCGCTTCCTCAGAATTTGCATTGTTTGCGACTAGTTATGGCTTTCATCACGTCACGTCCAGCCCCAGGTACCCGCAGTCAAATGGAGCTGCCGAACGTACAGTGCAGACGGTAAAACGGATGTTGGAAAAAGCGGTTGACCCGTACCTGGCCCTCCTTGCTTATAGGGACTCTCCAGGTCCTTTGGGTACAAGCCCAGCCCAGCTATTGATGGGCCGACGGTTGCGCTCTacggttcccgtgcacccgaaaAAGCTAGTACCGTCAATGACGAGTGGTCTCTGAAGCCTCCGATACAAAGACAAGAAAGCGCGGATGAAGCAAAAATTTGACTGCGACCGACGCCATGCGGTAACGCAGCTACCGCTGCTAACCCCGGGAAACCAGGTATGGATAAAAGACTGAAATTCCAGCAAAAGGGTTGGGTCGGGCCATGCGGCCTCGGTCTTATCGGGTGCGGACAGACGACGGGGTTGAACTAGGGAGAAACAGACGCGCGTTGGTCCGGTACAGCGAGCGAACCGGCGTGCATGACCCATCCTATGACTTTCCTGTGACTACGGACGCTGCAGGCCAATCCGAGGAAAACAAGGCCTCCGCAGAGCCTTCTGTGCTTAATTCAACGCCGGCTGCTGCCTCATATGAGGACAGGAGACCCGGTGGTTATATAACACGCTACGGTCGAGCAATAAGGCCCCCACAGCGATATGGCTACACTTGAGTGCTGTATACTCATCGCATTTGTACGTTTCATACTGTTTGGTTGTTTTGTGGTTCATTTGTTTTCTATGTGTTGTGTAAAAAAAGGGAGATGTAGTGTTATCGGTTCTCTGATCTGACTCAGCACACATGTGCgcaggctgtgacgtcatggagcaAAAGGGATAAAAAGCGGCTGTCTAATAAACCCGGGGTATTTTTGGTTCGTGGTTACATCGGAGTGGCGTCAGTCTTTTGCTTGCATCACCGCTCCGGCAGCGGACACGAcaatacccacccggcttcttcgattccaccccgtcccgcacctttttacccaccacgtttccgcaacccctcttaatggcgcactgcagacgacaagccaatttgttttcactgccatcgaattgggcacatttctcggcactgtcgcagtcgctggagttccctgaaccaatctacatatactgcctactctcgccccccaggtggcctttctcgtccctatgctgcccgctcagatactgccgccaccgattctcctgcgccgaaccgcccctattctcgtttgccttcgccccaacgacaaCAATCTCGCTCCcgcagccccgtcgctcctattcgccgacgcCCTTCGGACCCCGCTCCCAgtcggaaaactagacgatgcagtgcctcgaggtgacgctgcattgctccctacgccaccaAATCCTCTCTTGTCGTTGCGacctcatctgaaccttcttaacgttcaagtcgacggtgttcctgtatctgctctcatagacactggggcgcatttgtccgtaatgagcgctg
This genomic window contains:
- the LOC139048363 gene encoding uncharacterized protein, with the protein product MTAPPAAAPPPAAMPPPTPFNFDRTSEWPEWIMSFDDYCYASGLNDRTEEAQVRTILYTMGRQARNIFQTFGLTKEESRSYETVKKKFHAHFVATKNIVYESANFHRRKQEPGESADNFVTALDELADRCEFAEFRDRMIRDRFVVGLEDARLSEALQMDATLTLATALVRARLKETVHRQQLELRAVSNEANTGELDVVR